Proteins from a genomic interval of Methanoplanus endosymbiosus:
- a CDS encoding ACT domain-containing protein produces the protein MKKSIITVVGKDTVGIIAKVCTYLAENQVNVEDISQTIVQDYFNMMMIVDTGGSSKPFGEMVTELECLGDEIGVKIRCQREDIFTKMHRI, from the coding sequence ATGAAAAAGAGCATTATTACTGTCGTCGGAAAAGATACGGTTGGGATTATCGCGAAGGTCTGCACGTACCTGGCGGAGAATCAGGTAAATGTAGAGGACATCTCACAGACCATTGTGCAGGATTATTTTAATATGATGATGATCGTTGATACTGGCGGTTCGTCAAAACCGTTTGGTGAGATGGTAACTGAACTCGAATGTCTCGGTGATGAGATCGGTGTAAAGATCAGATGCCAGCGTGAAGATATTTTTACAAAGATGCACCGCATCTGA
- a CDS encoding PFL family protein — protein MINRLEVNETNKMIEQEMLDVRTITMGISLLDCCDSDLDTLNRNIYNKITSSAKDLVSTGREIELEYGIPIVNKRISVTPVALVGGRACKSPEDFVTIAKTLDKAAKDMEVNFLGGYSALVCKGMTPVDKNLIRSIPQALSSTERVCSSVNIGSTKTGINMDAVKLMGEIVKETAIATKDDSSLGCAKLVVFCNAPDDNPFMAGAFHGVTEGDVVINVGVSGPGVVKRALEKVRGENFEVLCETIKKTAFKVTRAGQLVAQEASGRLGVPFGIVDLSLAPTPSVGDSVAEILEEMGLESVGAPGTTAALALLNDQVKKGGVMASSFVGGLSGAFIPVSEDKGMIDAVNRGAINIEKLEAMTCVCSVGLDMIAIPGNTPATTISGIIADEAAIGMINQKTTAVRLIPVIGKDVGETVEFGGLLGYAPIQPVNRFSCEEFVNRGGRIPAPIHSFKN, from the coding sequence ATGATCAACAGACTAGAGGTAAATGAAACAAACAAGATGATCGAGCAGGAGATGCTGGATGTCCGTACAATAACAATGGGCATCAGTCTTCTGGACTGCTGTGATTCTGATCTTGATACTCTGAACCGGAATATATACAATAAGATAACCTCTTCGGCGAAGGATCTCGTCTCCACCGGCAGGGAGATTGAACTTGAATACGGAATTCCGATTGTAAATAAACGTATCTCTGTCACTCCTGTTGCACTTGTCGGAGGGCGGGCCTGCAAATCCCCTGAGGATTTTGTGACAATTGCAAAAACCCTTGATAAGGCTGCCAAAGATATGGAGGTAAACTTCCTCGGTGGGTACTCCGCTCTTGTCTGCAAAGGCATGACTCCTGTCGATAAAAATCTCATCCGGTCAATCCCGCAGGCACTCTCTTCCACAGAGAGGGTATGCAGTTCGGTAAATATCGGCTCCACAAAGACCGGAATCAATATGGATGCCGTTAAGCTTATGGGAGAGATTGTTAAGGAGACTGCGATTGCCACAAAGGATGACAGTTCCCTTGGCTGTGCAAAACTGGTAGTATTCTGCAATGCTCCGGATGACAACCCGTTCATGGCCGGAGCTTTTCATGGTGTGACTGAAGGCGATGTTGTAATTAATGTGGGTGTGAGCGGCCCCGGTGTTGTAAAACGTGCACTTGAAAAGGTACGTGGTGAGAACTTTGAGGTTCTCTGCGAGACCATCAAAAAAACGGCGTTCAAGGTGACCCGTGCCGGACAGCTTGTAGCTCAGGAGGCTTCGGGGAGGCTGGGCGTTCCTTTCGGGATTGTTGATCTCTCCCTGGCACCGACCCCTTCTGTCGGTGACAGTGTTGCGGAGATTTTAGAGGAGATGGGCCTTGAGTCTGTCGGTGCCCCGGGAACCACCGCTGCCCTTGCCCTCCTTAATGATCAGGTGAAGAAGGGTGGAGTGATGGCAAGTTCGTTTGTCGGCGGACTGTCTGGTGCGTTTATCCCTGTAAGCGAGGATAAGGGTATGATAGATGCTGTAAACCGCGGAGCAATCAATATAGAGAAGCTTGAGGCTATGACCTGTGTATGCTCGGTTGGTCTTGATATGATTGCAATTCCGGGCAACACACCTGCCACAACGATTTCGGGCATCATAGCAGATGAGGCTGCAATCGGTATGATCAATCAGAAGACAACCGCAGTACGCCTGATTCCTGTAATCGGCAAGGATGTCGGTGAAACCGTTGAATTCGGAGGACTGTTAGGCTATGCACCTATTCAGCCGGTGAACAGATTCAGCTGCGAAGAATTTGTAAACCGCGGAGGCAGGATTCCGGCACCGATTCACAGTTTTAAGAACTAA
- a CDS encoding acetate uptake transporter — protein MEPLEEKSRNNLFLMDNTANPAPLGLCAFGMTTILLSIHNAGITGLTSPIIAMALLYGGLAQLIVGIMEWKKNNTFGMVTFGSFGLFWISFAAILILPELGLAASPTAVDMASFLIVWGLLILGLFICTLKMHRILTVTFAAVLLLVIFLVAANLTGIHLVHTLAGVTGVIVGLLALYMGVGAVINEIYGSRVLPV, from the coding sequence ATGGAACCACTGGAAGAAAAAAGCAGGAACAATCTTTTCCTGATGGATAATACCGCAAATCCGGCACCTCTGGGTCTGTGTGCATTTGGGATGACTACAATTCTGCTCAGTATACACAATGCCGGGATAACCGGACTTACAAGCCCCATTATTGCAATGGCTCTCTTATACGGCGGACTTGCACAGCTCATAGTCGGCATTATGGAATGGAAGAAGAACAACACCTTTGGAATGGTCACTTTCGGGAGTTTTGGCCTCTTCTGGATCTCATTTGCGGCAATCCTGATACTGCCTGAACTGGGACTTGCAGCATCACCAACAGCCGTTGACATGGCCTCCTTCCTTATTGTATGGGGTCTGTTAATCCTGGGGCTTTTCATCTGCACCTTAAAGATGCACCGTATTCTTACGGTAACATTTGCAGCGGTTCTGCTCCTTGTGATATTCCTTGTTGCCGCAAATTTAACCGGCATTCACCTGGTTCATACGCTTGCCGGAGTTACCGGAGTTATTGTCGGTTTACTTGCACTTTATATGGGTGTCGGGGCTGTAATCAACGAGATTTATGGCAGCCGGGTTCTTCCGGTCTAA
- a CDS encoding DUF2115 domain-containing protein, with translation MAEERLENKCEKLGELQTRGELGREIAAIISGYSTRDLRRMQWNFSGSVKGIEPSYKKKLEKMITGHLHETWENIRLMNQQGSFSQMKELLPENNKNFWQMVALKCSGNKESTRLRFLKFLLAGFCIFVKKIPPHPVGMPFPGGDSVQLIDGIYYCPVRKKSNDVDSALCPFCPALQTPEVGYLKPPVKGSTHRKQEYLKKTFDFHHYNG, from the coding sequence ATGGCAGAGGAAAGATTAGAGAATAAATGTGAAAAGCTTGGAGAGCTCCAGACCCGTGGTGAACTGGGCAGGGAAATCGCGGCAATAATCTCCGGATACTCTACACGCGATCTCCGCCGGATGCAGTGGAACTTTTCAGGCAGTGTAAAAGGAATTGAGCCGTCATACAAAAAGAAGCTTGAGAAGATGATTACAGGGCACCTGCATGAAACATGGGAGAATATCAGGCTTATGAACCAGCAGGGATCTTTTTCGCAGATGAAAGAGCTTCTGCCTGAAAACAACAAAAATTTCTGGCAAATGGTTGCTCTTAAATGCTCAGGAAATAAAGAAAGCACCCGTCTCCGGTTCCTGAAGTTTCTTCTTGCAGGATTCTGTATCTTCGTTAAAAAAATCCCGCCACATCCTGTAGGTATGCCGTTTCCGGGCGGAGATTCAGTACAGCTTATTGACGGAATCTATTACTGTCCGGTAAGAAAAAAATCGAACGATGTTGATTCGGCACTATGCCCCTTCTGTCCGGCACTTCAGACACCTGAGGTTGGATACTTAAAGCCACCTGTAAAGGGAAGCACTCACAGGAAGCAGGAATACTTAAAAAAGACCTTTGACTTCCATCATTATAACGGGTAA
- a CDS encoding nitroreductase family protein — MDTIIVDENLCTKCGTCSEACPLGIINPAGEETFPNVREENSGKCIRCGHCEAFCPKGALILNFRPEEKEILPEGAGEIPEKEIGFYLKKRRSARMYKAKSVPRGKIEELLEVASYAPSAENGQPVEWIVVHDPEKVRKIGDLTVEWMKTFIGSDHPASGFFAALAGIYEGGYDVICRGAPHMLFNHIPEDKPVAPVDGIIAMTYFDVAAPAAGIGTCWAGFVAMAAAEYEPLQKEIGIPAGRKCSYAMMFGYPKHTVHGIPRRDPVKVTWI; from the coding sequence ATGGATACAATAATCGTTGACGAAAACCTGTGCACAAAATGCGGGACCTGCTCCGAGGCCTGTCCCCTCGGCATTATCAATCCTGCCGGAGAAGAGACGTTCCCAAACGTCAGGGAGGAAAATTCGGGAAAATGCATCCGCTGCGGCCACTGCGAGGCGTTCTGCCCAAAGGGAGCCCTTATCCTGAACTTCCGCCCGGAGGAGAAGGAGATCCTGCCCGAAGGTGCAGGAGAGATTCCGGAGAAGGAGATTGGATTCTATCTAAAAAAACGCCGCTCGGCGAGGATGTATAAGGCAAAATCCGTACCACGGGGGAAGATCGAAGAACTCCTCGAAGTTGCCAGTTATGCACCCTCGGCAGAGAACGGCCAGCCGGTGGAGTGGATCGTTGTCCACGATCCGGAGAAGGTCAGGAAAATAGGAGACCTTACAGTCGAATGGATGAAGACGTTCATAGGGAGCGATCATCCCGCAAGCGGATTCTTTGCGGCGCTGGCAGGGATATACGAGGGCGGCTACGATGTAATCTGCCGTGGAGCGCCTCATATGCTATTTAACCATATTCCGGAGGACAAACCGGTCGCACCTGTAGACGGGATTATCGCCATGACATACTTCGATGTCGCGGCCCCGGCAGCAGGGATCGGCACCTGCTGGGCCGGGTTCGTCGCAATGGCTGCCGCCGAATATGAACCGCTCCAAAAGGAGATCGGAATTCCGGCCGGGCGAAAATGCTCTTACGCGATGATGTTCGGCTACCCAAAGCACACTGTTCACGGCATTCCCCGGAGAGATCCGGTAAAAGTTACATGGATCTAA
- a CDS encoding S41 family peptidase encodes MSKIPLLFIMCILAVFIAFSGCTQSEADVQIPVTVSGDASDRLILKDACTPFECGNESEYNDLLAGALEGVAANKTGIADYSNQSWSSAFLSLNTLLDERYAFKEWRSVDFDRLYSIYAPAFADAEEKQDKPAYYWALREYLYAIPDGHVDVIPISGEFGARSADIAGSYGIGIIQTDSGKVIVSYVAEGSEAEAAGIAFGDEILTWNGEEIHDAVNETSYIWAGKKPSTAEGVNLHQQRLLTRAPVGETATITLADPSGPDSQMVSLTAFDDSYEGLRKTSLFLGTEVNDYGVNQSWSEILPQISNSNAAYRILPGGYAYIAVYQESFDVYGQFKDAMISAAGNNTPGIVLDFRFNNGGDDNLAACFAGWFVEEPVFYEYTTTYDPGTGEFPVVSEAWSSPQPDGYGGPVAVLVSPDTISSGEGLPMVFKNTGRGKIISWYGTNGAFGMNNLQAIMPLDMYIMFPDGASLDEEGIIQVDSNAELIGGVSPDIRVPLNEDTVKRAVNGEDVQLTYALQWLEEQQ; translated from the coding sequence ATGTCGAAAATTCCCCTTTTATTCATCATGTGCATTCTTGCAGTTTTTATTGCATTTTCCGGGTGCACTCAGTCTGAAGCTGATGTACAGATTCCTGTGACAGTTTCAGGAGATGCTTCAGACAGGTTGATCCTGAAGGATGCCTGCACTCCGTTTGAATGCGGCAATGAGTCGGAGTATAACGATCTCCTGGCAGGGGCACTGGAAGGTGTGGCTGCGAATAAGACCGGAATTGCGGATTACTCAAACCAGTCGTGGAGTTCTGCATTTCTCTCCCTTAATACTCTGCTGGATGAGAGGTATGCGTTTAAGGAGTGGAGATCGGTTGACTTTGACCGTCTTTATAGTATCTATGCCCCGGCATTTGCCGATGCAGAAGAAAAACAGGATAAGCCGGCATACTACTGGGCTTTAAGGGAGTATCTCTATGCCATCCCTGACGGACACGTTGATGTTATCCCAATTTCCGGGGAGTTCGGTGCAAGGTCTGCGGATATTGCAGGTTCTTATGGAATAGGCATTATTCAGACTGATTCAGGGAAAGTAATAGTGAGTTATGTTGCAGAGGGTAGTGAAGCAGAGGCTGCAGGAATTGCTTTTGGAGATGAAATTCTGACCTGGAACGGAGAGGAGATCCATGATGCAGTTAATGAGACCTCATATATCTGGGCCGGAAAAAAGCCCTCGACCGCTGAAGGAGTTAATCTTCATCAGCAGAGGCTTTTAACACGTGCACCTGTGGGGGAGACAGCCACCATAACTCTTGCAGATCCGTCCGGTCCAGATTCCCAGATGGTAAGTCTCACTGCATTTGATGACAGCTATGAAGGCCTGAGAAAGACGTCACTTTTCCTTGGGACAGAAGTGAATGATTATGGCGTAAACCAGTCCTGGTCTGAGATACTTCCACAGATCAGCAACAGTAATGCTGCTTACCGGATTCTGCCCGGAGGTTATGCGTATATAGCAGTCTATCAGGAGTCTTTTGATGTTTACGGGCAGTTTAAGGATGCAATGATATCTGCGGCCGGGAATAACACTCCGGGAATTGTTCTTGATTTCAGGTTCAACAACGGCGGCGACGACAACCTTGCGGCCTGTTTTGCCGGTTGGTTCGTTGAAGAACCTGTATTCTATGAATATACCACAACCTATGATCCCGGAACAGGAGAATTTCCGGTTGTGTCAGAAGCATGGTCATCCCCTCAGCCTGATGGTTACGGCGGTCCCGTGGCAGTACTGGTAAGTCCGGATACAATCAGTTCGGGGGAGGGTCTCCCGATGGTCTTTAAAAATACAGGCAGGGGTAAGATCATATCATGGTACGGAACAAACGGGGCATTCGGCATGAACAATTTACAGGCGATAATGCCGCTTGATATGTATATCATGTTCCCGGACGGAGCTTCGCTTGATGAAGAAGGAATCATTCAGGTTGACAGCAATGCTGAACTCATTGGTGGAGTTTCCCCCGACATCCGTGTGCCGCTGAATGAGGATACGGTAAAGCGTGCAGTGAATGGAGAGGACGTTCAGCTAACTTATGCCCTGCAGTGGCTGGAAGAACAGCAATAA
- a CDS encoding CPBP family intramembrane glutamic endopeptidase, producing MPLLPEKLKEDRFSGEDKARKKVCLFLILTLLLSCIGWFLVTSATNAGDYQNLLVFTIFTMWCPGISAVITRFYYQRSFAGFGFCMGKPLWLLLSVIIPIFAGLLMFGSAWIFGIADFNNAKASVIFSTGFIIPFVSAIGFNLFAAAGEEIGWRGLLVPEMAKFMGFTKLALISGAIWTLWHFPLIFFSTYSGAGPLWYSVLVFVPSVMGAGLILAWLRLKSGSVYTAILFHGFWNYFIQQFYPSLTVPTEASDMMLGEFGWACAILYLVLAAVFWYFRGALPDINKGVSKTGSS from the coding sequence ATGCCACTTTTGCCTGAAAAACTGAAAGAAGACAGATTCTCCGGAGAAGATAAAGCACGAAAGAAGGTCTGCCTTTTTCTTATTCTTACATTACTTTTAAGCTGCATCGGGTGGTTTCTGGTTACATCGGCGACCAATGCCGGGGATTACCAGAATCTGCTTGTATTTACGATTTTTACAATGTGGTGTCCCGGAATTTCGGCAGTTATAACCCGCTTTTATTATCAGAGGAGTTTTGCCGGATTTGGTTTTTGTATGGGTAAACCGCTCTGGCTTTTGCTTTCTGTAATTATTCCGATATTTGCAGGATTATTAATGTTCGGGTCAGCGTGGATTTTTGGAATTGCTGATTTTAATAATGCCAAAGCATCAGTTATTTTCAGTACAGGCTTTATTATTCCCTTTGTTTCTGCAATAGGTTTCAATCTTTTTGCCGCAGCAGGCGAGGAGATCGGCTGGAGGGGACTTTTGGTCCCTGAGATGGCAAAATTCATGGGATTTACAAAACTTGCCCTGATTTCAGGGGCCATCTGGACATTATGGCACTTTCCTCTTATCTTCTTCTCCACATACAGCGGTGCAGGTCCGCTTTGGTATTCAGTCCTTGTTTTTGTCCCGTCTGTCATGGGTGCAGGGCTTATTCTGGCATGGCTCAGGCTCAAGTCAGGAAGTGTTTATACTGCGATTCTCTTTCACGGGTTCTGGAATTATTTTATCCAGCAGTTTTATCCGTCCCTGACCGTTCCTACGGAGGCCTCCGATATGATGCTTGGTGAATTCGGGTGGGCCTGTGCGATTCTTTATCTGGTCCTTGCAGCAGTATTCTGGTATTTCAGGGGTGCACTTCCGGATATAAACAAAGGGGTCTCAAAGACTGGTTCTTCATAA
- a CDS encoding type II toxin-antitoxin system RelE family toxin produces MRFQLRYSSSARHALKKIPREISLRFVTRLEKLAEEEDPAHSLKTLHGFDDPLLYSLRIGQYRAVISVINDVMVIHVIEIGHRSSVYRKF; encoded by the coding sequence ATGAGATTTCAGCTCAGGTACTCATCGTCCGCCCGGCATGCACTAAAAAAGATCCCCCGTGAGATCTCTCTCAGGTTCGTCACCAGACTGGAAAAACTGGCCGAAGAAGAAGACCCGGCTCATTCCCTGAAAACTCTTCATGGGTTTGATGACCCTCTGCTTTATTCGCTTCGGATAGGGCAGTACAGGGCGGTGATCTCTGTCATAAACGATGTAATGGTAATCCATGTAATTGAAATTGGTCACCGGAGCAGTGTGTACAGAAAATTCTGA
- a CDS encoding DUF7557 family protein: MQSTSIRIRSDTRDSLSRLKKHPRESFDDVISRLINSTVDDEPLSEETIQNIEKSLKEYREGIYYTHEDVLADLSVAEETDKKYPGEKKEKED, from the coding sequence ATGCAGTCCACTTCAATCAGGATCAGATCGGATACTAGAGACAGTCTTTCAAGGCTCAAAAAGCATCCACGTGAGTCCTTCGATGATGTCATCAGCCGTCTCATCAATTCAACGGTCGATGATGAGCCCCTGAGTGAAGAGACAATTCAAAACATCGAGAAATCTCTCAAAGAATACCGTGAAGGGATATATTATACACATGAAGATGTCCTGGCTGACCTCAGCGTGGCTGAAGAGACAGATAAGAAATATCCCGGCGAAAAGAAAGAGAAGGAAGACTGA
- a CDS encoding metal-dependent hydrolase → MDFLTHAFSMILLGGHMDIYLVCFGVIGTVLPDMDILMQRLSDTDPRLYIFSHGGITHSIAGSLLLSVTGFFTVCLMKLSGILSPPADPVFQIFGLGMMIGGALLHVAFDYLAYPGIPLFYPFSDEKYTLGIFPGPSIFLSIVSIVFLLMLITGLITEFADTSGIYVWGIVFFAVIAFAFIKKGFVAGRFRGHEAIPTLNPLHWIIVSGDEKEYTVRRYSLTKGVYGEAVYKKTDGVGEEDIKDLADDPDMKRLRYYSYLVVFEQRPEGIRAYDPLRVSGLIFYPPKFREYLAKKPKS, encoded by the coding sequence ATGGATTTCCTGACTCATGCCTTCTCCATGATCCTCCTCGGAGGGCATATGGATATTTATCTGGTGTGTTTTGGCGTTATCGGGACGGTTCTCCCTGATATGGACATCCTTATGCAGCGTCTCTCCGATACCGACCCACGCCTGTACATCTTCTCCCACGGCGGGATCACCCACAGCATTGCAGGGTCTCTTCTCCTGTCAGTCACCGGATTTTTTACAGTCTGCCTCATGAAGCTCTCCGGGATTTTATCGCCTCCGGCAGATCCCGTATTCCAGATATTCGGCCTTGGAATGATGATCGGCGGAGCACTCCTGCATGTGGCATTCGATTATCTTGCGTATCCCGGAATACCGCTTTTTTACCCGTTTTCGGATGAAAAATACACCCTCGGCATATTCCCCGGCCCGAGTATCTTTCTCTCAATTGTAAGCATTGTATTTCTTCTCATGCTCATTACGGGACTTATTACAGAATTTGCAGATACCAGCGGGATTTATGTCTGGGGGATCGTCTTCTTCGCAGTCATCGCTTTTGCTTTCATAAAAAAGGGCTTTGTCGCCGGAAGGTTCAGGGGCCATGAGGCAATACCTACATTAAACCCCCTGCACTGGATAATCGTATCCGGGGATGAGAAGGAGTACACAGTCAGGAGGTACTCGCTGACCAAAGGCGTGTACGGGGAAGCGGTGTATAAAAAAACGGACGGTGTCGGAGAGGAGGATATCAAAGACCTTGCAGACGATCCGGATATGAAGAGGCTGAGGTATTATTCGTACCTTGTCGTATTTGAACAGAGACCGGAAGGCATCAGGGCATATGATCCCCTGAGGGTTTCGGGACTGATATTTTACCCGCCGAAATTCCGGGAATATTTAGCCAAAAAACCTAAATCATAA
- a CDS encoding alpha/beta fold hydrolase: MAENSSDSLFSSDYHRWLKEEIARQNELLSTKQTTETSFGTMEYSLIGKGPVILAIHGTPGGYDQSLLLFDWITTEGFSLLSVSRPGYLGTPLDTGKTPAEQADALAALLDALKIEKVHLMFGSAGGASGYEFSIRHPDRVKCLVAMDAVSSQYLLSVNIGKVMEKLIMSRTGVELMEQMSLHFPEKSLQDVIKHSSLCRPEQIKEQVKTAIKDPNQVKMFFRMVRSMTDYKHRKPGLENDLDKMARIGDLPVDKITCPSLIVHGTHDSDVLFYNGVYAYENIPGAESYWVKEASHLICGWISPHVDELREKVVSFLLEHK; encoded by the coding sequence ATGGCAGAAAATTCATCGGACTCACTCTTCTCATCGGACTATCACAGGTGGCTGAAGGAGGAGATAGCACGGCAGAACGAACTCCTCAGTACAAAACAGACAACTGAAACCTCTTTCGGGACGATGGAGTACTCTCTCATAGGGAAAGGGCCGGTCATCCTTGCAATTCACGGTACACCGGGCGGATATGACCAGTCCCTGCTCCTCTTCGACTGGATAACAACAGAAGGATTCTCACTGCTTTCTGTCAGCCGGCCGGGATACCTGGGAACTCCCCTTGACACCGGAAAAACTCCGGCTGAGCAGGCTGATGCACTCGCTGCCCTGCTGGACGCCTTAAAAATAGAGAAAGTCCACCTGATGTTCGGCTCTGCCGGAGGAGCCTCCGGTTACGAATTTTCGATCCGGCATCCTGACAGGGTCAAATGCCTTGTTGCTATGGATGCGGTCTCTTCGCAGTATCTCCTCTCCGTCAATATCGGGAAAGTCATGGAAAAACTTATTATGTCGAGAACCGGAGTTGAGCTGATGGAGCAGATGAGCCTGCATTTCCCGGAAAAGAGCCTTCAGGATGTGATTAAGCACTCATCACTCTGCCGTCCGGAGCAGATTAAAGAGCAGGTAAAGACTGCCATAAAGGACCCCAATCAGGTAAAAATGTTCTTCCGGATGGTACGCTCGATGACGGACTATAAGCACAGAAAACCCGGCCTTGAAAACGACCTGGATAAGATGGCCCGGATCGGTGACCTGCCGGTGGATAAAATAACCTGCCCCTCTTTAATCGTCCATGGCACTCATGACAGTGACGTGCTCTTCTATAACGGTGTTTATGCGTATGAAAACATACCGGGTGCTGAGTCTTACTGGGTAAAAGAGGCATCACACCTGATCTGCGGATGGATCTCACCTCATGTAGATGAACTCAGGGAGAAGGTTGTCTCATTCCTCCTTGAGCACAAATAA
- a CDS encoding S9 family peptidase, which translates to MAFIPAASASALTPDDILYMETPGHFTLSADGGNLVYIRTAGTDLKPPANNGTLMYVDVNSATELALTGPDQSVTACALSPDGKKVAYAAMPREGGPVSMYLTNLTDRKRTALSGVTDELAGSFLFLGNDRLIFTGAPAGAATDSEVAIVADELPGPVILRTYSLKDGVIAPISANNDVITIWEPSPDGKYVLYKASPNPKSWETGATFRYVLLNTLTGEEKELFTLVEGYQDENQFAWSPDSSDVYIEKIINGGLRYPVENAAELLVYSPATQKLEEVPLNWERGLHIDIFNSDIEVNPFNGGAYLFLADGTNPKLVRATRSNGGWKMTTLNGRDAGNIFAAESDSTGSTIVYNYNSASSPPQLFRAAVSGSGITDPVRLTGLNQDLIQKDLGTSEVTKWEGAEGDTVYGVIRYPPGYEKGKLYPLVLVIHGGPNYADFDSWRDTWEFPYHLITDKGAVTLSVNYHGSTNFGLNFARSIEGGNYYSLPTEDLMTGVDHLAEMGIINRSQVGVTGWSNGGILTLALITKDPTLKAAVSGAGTADENSQIANTNGIVMDRMYYEKSPYQDPAAFQNILPVYQAENVRTPLLMMIGTKDPQVDPSSAWVTYRAYKEGSQAPVRFVLFKDQPHHMTTPETQARKIQEELDWLDQYLFSSL; encoded by the coding sequence ATGGCATTTATACCGGCGGCATCTGCCTCCGCCCTGACACCGGATGATATTCTCTATATGGAGACACCCGGCCATTTCACCCTCTCGGCAGACGGGGGAAACCTTGTGTACATCAGGACAGCCGGAACCGACCTTAAACCCCCTGCGAACAACGGCACACTGATGTACGTTGATGTGAACTCCGCCACTGAACTTGCACTTACAGGTCCAGATCAGTCGGTCACCGCCTGTGCACTCTCTCCCGATGGTAAAAAGGTGGCATATGCGGCAATGCCCCGTGAAGGCGGGCCTGTATCCATGTATCTGACGAATCTGACGGACCGGAAGAGAACCGCCCTGTCAGGTGTAACAGATGAACTTGCCGGGAGTTTTCTCTTCCTTGGAAACGACCGCCTGATCTTCACGGGAGCACCGGCCGGTGCTGCAACGGACAGCGAAGTTGCTATTGTCGCGGATGAACTGCCGGGACCAGTCATCCTCAGGACCTATTCGCTGAAAGACGGGGTTATTGCTCCCATCTCTGCCAACAATGATGTCATTACGATCTGGGAGCCCTCGCCGGACGGAAAATATGTATTATACAAGGCATCCCCCAACCCGAAGTCCTGGGAGACCGGGGCAACCTTCCGGTATGTTCTCCTAAACACGCTTACCGGAGAGGAGAAGGAACTCTTCACTCTTGTTGAGGGATACCAGGACGAAAATCAGTTTGCCTGGTCACCGGACAGCAGTGACGTCTATATCGAGAAGATCATCAACGGAGGTCTTAGGTACCCGGTCGAAAATGCAGCAGAACTTCTTGTCTATTCACCGGCTACCCAAAAACTTGAGGAAGTGCCCCTCAACTGGGAACGCGGGCTGCATATTGATATATTCAACAGTGATATTGAGGTCAACCCGTTCAACGGCGGAGCCTATCTCTTCCTCGCTGACGGCACAAACCCGAAACTTGTCCGGGCAACGCGGAGCAATGGCGGGTGGAAGATGACAACGCTTAACGGCAGGGATGCAGGAAACATCTTTGCTGCCGAATCCGACAGTACGGGCTCCACCATAGTATACAATTACAATTCAGCCAGCTCACCGCCCCAGTTATTCAGGGCAGCGGTTTCGGGAAGCGGGATCACAGACCCCGTCAGGCTGACCGGCCTGAACCAGGACCTGATACAGAAGGACCTCGGGACTTCCGAAGTCACGAAATGGGAAGGTGCAGAGGGCGATACGGTATATGGTGTCATCCGGTACCCGCCGGGATATGAGAAGGGAAAGCTGTACCCACTGGTGCTTGTCATCCATGGCGGGCCGAACTATGCTGATTTTGACAGCTGGCGTGACACCTGGGAGTTTCCGTACCACCTGATAACGGACAAAGGAGCAGTCACACTCTCGGTCAATTACCACGGCAGCACAAATTTCGGACTCAACTTTGCACGTTCAATTGAGGGAGGAAATTATTATAGCCTGCCAACGGAGGACCTTATGACCGGAGTCGATCACCTTGCGGAAATGGGGATCATCAACCGTTCACAGGTCGGTGTGACCGGGTGGTCAAACGGCGGAATACTTACTCTTGCCCTTATAACCAAAGATCCAACGCTGAAAGCTGCGGTTTCAGGTGCAGGGACAGCCGACGAGAACTCGCAGATAGCGAATACAAACGGCATCGTGATGGACAGGATGTATTATGAGAAGAGTCCTTATCAGGACCCTGCGGCATTCCAGAATATTCTGCCCGTCTACCAGGCAGAAAATGTCAGAACCCCGCTTCTGATGATGATCGGAACGAAAGATCCACAGGTGGACCCGTCCAGTGCCTGGGTCACATACCGGGCGTATAAGGAAGGAAGCCAGGCACCAGTGAGGTTCGTTCTCTTCAAAGATCAGCCGCACCACATGACAACGCCGGAGACGCAGGCACGTAAGATACAGGAAGAGCTGGACTGGCTTGACCAGTACCTCTTCTCTTCATTATAA